A section of the Pithys albifrons albifrons isolate INPA30051 chromosome 4, PitAlb_v1, whole genome shotgun sequence genome encodes:
- the RNF152 gene encoding E3 ubiquitin-protein ligase RNF152 — METLSQDSLLECQICFNYYSPRRRPKLLDCKHTCCSVCLQQMRTSQKDLRCPWCRGITKLPPGYSVSQLPDDPEVIAVIAIPHTSEHTPVFIKLPSNGCYMLPLPLSKERALLPGDIGCRLLPGSQQKSLTVVTIPADQQPLQGGLPAEVGAEEPDQRGAVKSSTWSGVCTVILVACVLVFLLGIVLHNMSCISKRFTVISCG; from the coding sequence atGGAGACCTTGTCTCAGGACTCTCTGCTGGAGTGCCAGATTTGCTTCAACTACTACAGCCCTCGCCGGCGGCCCAAGCTGCTGGACTGCAAGCacacctgctgctctgtgtgcctgCAGCAGATGAGGACCAGCCAGAAGGACCTGCGCTGCCCCTGGTGCCGCGGGATCACCAAGCTGCCTCCGGGGTACTCTGTGTCACAGCTGCCTGATGATCCTGAAGTGATCGCTGTCATTGCAATCCCCCACACCTCAGAGCACACCCCTGTCTTCATCAAACTCCCCAGCAATGGGTGCTACATGCTGCCCTTGCCCCTCTCCAAGGAGAGGGCACTGCTGCCAGGAGATATTGGCTGCCGCCTCCTGCCTGGTAGCCAGCAGAAGTCCCTGACAGTGGTGACGATCCCTGCAGaccagcagccactgcagggTGGCCTTCCTGCTGAGGTGGGGGCAGAGGAGCCGGACCAGAGAGGTGCTGTGAAAAGCTCCACCTGGTCAGGGGTGTGCACTGTGATCCTGGTGGCCTGCGTCCTGGTCTTTCTCCTGGGCATTGTCCTCCACAACATGTCATGCATTTCCAAGCGCTTCACGGTGATCTCCTGCGGCTGA